The following coding sequences are from one Arthrobacter sp. PvP023 window:
- a CDS encoding cytochrome P450, protein MDFAAANEHPLNPFPHYERMREAAPVFHDEQSGSWHVFRYDDVQRVLSEHATFSSRMGGDDPSEAGQLFASSLITTDPPRHRQLRSLVTQAFTPKAVDALAPRISELTEMLLDGIASRGGADLIEELAYPLPVIVISELMGIPADDRDRFKQWSDVIVSQTRSNTTTEDHQATNREMTGYFLDLIEQRRRRPGDDLISNLLGAEIDGQKLNVAELLGFCALLLVAGNETTTNLIGNAVLCFTEVPGTIDRLVKEPALLPQAIEEVLRFRSPVQSMYRVTVADTTLGDVQIPAGAPVVAWIGSANRDERQFQRPAEFDVDRGQIRHLAFGHGVHFCLGAPLARLEARIALDATLSRLPGLALAPGARLERMDSTIVYGLKALPASWQAA, encoded by the coding sequence ATGGATTTCGCCGCAGCCAATGAGCACCCGCTGAATCCTTTCCCCCATTACGAGCGAATGAGGGAAGCCGCACCAGTCTTCCACGACGAGCAATCGGGAAGTTGGCATGTCTTCAGGTATGACGACGTGCAGCGGGTGCTGTCCGAACACGCCACATTTTCTTCCCGGATGGGCGGAGACGATCCCTCGGAGGCAGGCCAGCTGTTCGCCTCGAGCCTGATCACCACGGACCCGCCGAGGCACCGGCAATTACGCTCCCTCGTGACCCAGGCGTTCACGCCAAAAGCCGTGGACGCGCTTGCTCCCCGTATCTCGGAACTCACGGAAATGCTTCTGGACGGGATCGCTTCCCGCGGTGGCGCCGACCTGATCGAGGAGTTGGCGTACCCGCTGCCGGTTATCGTGATCTCCGAACTCATGGGTATCCCCGCCGATGACCGGGACCGCTTCAAGCAGTGGTCCGACGTCATCGTCAGCCAGACTCGGAGCAATACGACGACGGAAGACCACCAGGCAACTAACCGGGAAATGACCGGGTACTTCCTGGACCTCATCGAACAGCGACGGAGGCGGCCGGGCGATGACTTGATCAGCAACCTGCTCGGCGCTGAGATTGACGGGCAGAAACTGAACGTGGCTGAACTGCTGGGCTTCTGCGCCCTGCTGCTCGTCGCCGGCAACGAAACAACCACAAACCTGATAGGCAACGCGGTCCTTTGCTTTACCGAGGTGCCCGGCACTATCGATCGGTTGGTGAAGGAGCCGGCCTTGCTCCCTCAGGCCATCGAAGAAGTGCTTCGCTTTCGGTCCCCTGTCCAGTCCATGTACCGGGTGACGGTCGCCGACACCACCCTGGGCGACGTTCAGATACCGGCCGGCGCACCGGTAGTGGCGTGGATCGGTTCCGCAAACCGCGACGAGCGGCAATTTCAACGCCCTGCCGAGTTCGACGTCGACCGGGGCCAGATCCGTCATCTGGCATTCGGGCACGGCGTCCACTTCTGCCTCGGTGCGCCGCTTGCAAGGCTCGAGGCAAGGATCGCATTGGATGCCACCCTGTCCCGGCTGCCTGGACTGGCGCTCGCCCCGGGAGCGCGCCTGGAACGGATGGACAGCACCATCGTCTACGGGCTGAAAGCGCTGCCTGCGAGCTGGCAGGCAGCCTGA
- the arfB gene encoding alternative ribosome rescue aminoacyl-tRNA hydrolase ArfB, translating into MDLEVSPALTIPAPELRWRFSRSSGPGGQHVNTSDSRVELSWNIRDSRALSDDQRLMLLTRLQRRLIAGVVTVAASEQRSQLRNREIALAKLSGLVAEAVAPEAAPRRPTKPTRGSNRRRLAAKEQRSATKQQRRRPSAD; encoded by the coding sequence ATGGATCTCGAGGTGTCACCGGCGCTCACTATTCCCGCCCCGGAACTCCGTTGGCGCTTCTCGCGTTCGTCGGGGCCGGGCGGTCAGCACGTCAACACCTCGGACAGCCGCGTCGAGCTCTCCTGGAACATCCGCGACTCGCGGGCACTCTCAGACGACCAAAGGCTGATGCTGCTCACGCGCCTCCAACGGCGCCTCATTGCCGGGGTAGTCACCGTGGCGGCCTCCGAGCAGCGCTCACAGCTGCGCAATCGCGAGATCGCCCTGGCCAAGCTCTCCGGCCTTGTGGCAGAGGCCGTGGCGCCCGAAGCTGCTCCCCGGCGCCCAACTAAACCCACCCGGGGGTCGAACCGCAGGCGCCTCGCCGCAAAGGAACAGAGATCGGCGACGAAACAACAACGACGGCGGCCGTCCGCCGATTAA
- a CDS encoding TspO/MBR family protein, which yields MKLLTVAWTAAATAATAAAGAVATDPDSSWYRRLRKPGWQPPALAFPVVWTALYADLAVSSAVALDSKDAPDPAGGQDRRPEIRAYRGALAANLVLNATWSWLFWRARRPWLAAAEAAVLAASSADLVRRTYNLNRGAGVALAPYALWCAFATALSTAVARLNPGTGGR from the coding sequence ATGAAACTGTTGACAGTAGCGTGGACGGCGGCCGCGACCGCAGCTACGGCAGCGGCCGGGGCGGTGGCGACGGATCCTGACAGCAGCTGGTACCGGCGGCTGCGCAAGCCGGGCTGGCAGCCGCCCGCACTGGCCTTTCCCGTCGTGTGGACCGCTCTTTACGCGGACTTGGCCGTGAGTTCCGCCGTCGCCCTGGACAGCAAGGATGCCCCCGATCCTGCCGGCGGACAGGACAGGCGGCCGGAGATCCGTGCCTACCGGGGCGCGCTGGCCGCAAACCTTGTTCTCAACGCGACGTGGAGTTGGCTTTTCTGGCGTGCCCGCCGGCCGTGGCTGGCAGCGGCAGAGGCCGCTGTCCTGGCTGCAAGCAGCGCCGATTTGGTGCGGCGGACATACAACCTGAACCGCGGCGCCGGCGTGGCGCTGGCCCCCTATGCGCTCTGGTGCGCTTTCGCCACCGCTTTGTCGACGGCAGTCGCGAGACTCAACCCCGGGACGGGCGGCCGGTAG
- a CDS encoding class II glutamine amidotransferase, whose translation MCRLFGLHAGSRPVRATFWLLDAPDSLADQSRREPDGAGIGTFDADGKARVAKQPLAAWEDHAFAREARDLKSTTFLAHVRYASTGAHTLVNTHPFQQDGRLFAHNGAFGDLERLDRHLAELGVADLMQGQTDSERLFALITAESRRTGGDVGEGIVRAITWAAEELPVFSLNLIVTTATDLWALRYPAAHELYILERDPAAAPAPAAPLDARSNRIRSRSTELAGNPHVLFATEPMDHNPAWRPLASGELAHVDSCLTVTVTSPFPDVPAHPLTLSDLEPDAAASQTP comes from the coding sequence ATGTGCCGATTATTCGGGCTTCACGCCGGTTCCCGGCCAGTCCGGGCGACGTTCTGGCTCTTGGACGCCCCGGACAGCCTCGCGGACCAGAGCCGGCGGGAGCCTGACGGGGCCGGCATAGGGACCTTCGACGCGGACGGGAAGGCACGCGTAGCCAAACAGCCACTTGCAGCCTGGGAGGACCACGCTTTCGCTCGTGAGGCACGGGACCTGAAGAGCACCACGTTCCTGGCCCACGTGCGGTATGCCAGTACCGGCGCACATACCCTGGTCAACACACACCCGTTCCAACAGGACGGGCGGCTGTTTGCCCACAACGGTGCCTTCGGCGATCTCGAACGGCTCGACCGCCATTTGGCCGAGCTTGGCGTTGCGGACCTCATGCAGGGCCAGACCGACAGCGAACGCCTTTTCGCGCTTATCACCGCCGAGAGCCGCCGGACCGGCGGCGACGTCGGCGAAGGTATTGTCAGGGCAATCACGTGGGCCGCCGAGGAGTTGCCCGTCTTCAGTCTGAACCTGATTGTGACCACGGCTACGGACCTGTGGGCGCTCAGGTACCCGGCAGCACACGAGCTATACATCCTTGAACGGGATCCCGCCGCCGCTCCGGCCCCGGCGGCACCCCTCGACGCCCGGAGCAACCGGATCCGCTCCCGCAGCACGGAACTCGCCGGCAACCCGCATGTTCTTTTCGCCACTGAACCAATGGACCACAACCCGGCCTGGCGCCCCCTGGCATCCGGCGAACTGGCGCATGTCGATTCGTGCTTGACGGTAACTGTCACATCTCCCTTCCCGGACGTCCCTGCACATCCGCTCACGCTGTCCGATCTTGAACCGGATGCGGCGGCGTCCCAGACGCCTTGA
- a CDS encoding alpha/beta hydrolase, with protein sequence MHYAEYGNGTPVLALHGAGVDHREIAGALEPIFRNVPGFRRLYPDLPGMGHTPATEGVTSNDDVLDILHGLIDSTIGDEPFLVIGQSYGGYLARAIANRRPDQASGLALICPVGAHTRDVPKHEVLASVVDMPGDLGPDLEAAYRSYFVVQTAATLRRFRESVAPAMPLVDESGLMRIFSHWELRDPPEASKAYPHPVLILAGRQDATAGHAGPLELIGHYPRATFAMLDRAGHALVHEQPDLLQAFVAEWLMRVREHSARQ encoded by the coding sequence GTGCATTACGCCGAGTATGGCAATGGCACGCCGGTTCTCGCCCTGCACGGGGCCGGTGTGGACCATCGCGAAATCGCCGGCGCTCTTGAACCGATTTTCCGCAACGTGCCTGGTTTCCGGCGGCTATATCCGGACCTGCCGGGGATGGGCCACACGCCGGCGACCGAGGGGGTCACGAGCAACGATGACGTGCTCGACATTTTGCACGGCCTGATCGACAGCACTATCGGTGATGAACCGTTTCTTGTCATTGGTCAGTCCTACGGCGGTTATTTAGCCCGGGCCATTGCGAACCGGAGACCTGACCAGGCCAGCGGGCTGGCACTCATCTGCCCGGTCGGCGCGCATACGCGTGACGTGCCCAAGCACGAGGTCCTTGCCTCTGTGGTCGATATGCCCGGCGACCTGGGGCCCGATCTCGAGGCTGCTTACCGTAGCTACTTCGTTGTGCAGACTGCTGCGACCCTGCGCCGGTTCCGGGAGTCTGTGGCACCCGCAATGCCGCTTGTTGACGAGTCCGGCCTGATGCGAATCTTTTCGCACTGGGAGCTACGGGATCCGCCGGAGGCCTCGAAAGCCTATCCCCATCCAGTGTTGATCCTTGCCGGAAGGCAGGATGCCACGGCCGGGCATGCGGGCCCGTTGGAGTTAATCGGGCACTACCCCCGCGCTACCTTTGCGATGCTCGATCGGGCCGGCCACGCTTTGGTGCACGAACAACCCGACCTCCTGCAAGCCTTCGTCGCCGAATGGTTGATGCGCGTGCGTGAGCACTCCGCCCGCCAGTAA
- the ppsA gene encoding phosphoenolpyruvate synthase, translating into MTTDILWFSELGLKDLDRVGGKNASLGEMVQNLTSAGVQVPDGFATTADAYRTFLADSGLDQKIADRLVGLDTDDVTALAAAGQEIRTLMRETPFLPDFEKQIRNSYQQLVDKHGGSDDLSWAVRSSATAEDLPDASFAGQQETFLNVRGIENILLAIKDVFASLYNDRAIAYRVHHKFEHAEVALSAGIQRMVRSDVGASGVMFTMDTESGFKDAVFVTSSYGLGEAVVQGAVNPDEFYVYKPALQAGRPAILKRGLGEKALQMTYTSSREIGRTIDFVPVEASLRNRFSLTDDDVEQLARHAVAIENHYGRPMDIEWGKDGIDGGLYILQARPETVQSRRASGSLSRFRLNGTGRVLVEGRAIGQRIGAGSVRILTAIDQMAAFKTGDVLVADMTDPDWEPIMKRASAIVTNRGGRTCHAAIIARELGIPAVVGTGNATDALSDGLEVTVSCADGETGVIYEGLLDFSVEETEITQLPEAPVKVMMNVGTPEQAFTFAQLPNHGVGLARLEFIINRQIGIHPKALLNLEDQPAEVIAEIRDRIGAYESPREYYIKRLAEGVATIAAAFAPEPVIVRMSDFKSNEYANLIGGPAYEPHEENPMIGFRGASRYLEPSFRDCFDLECEALSFVRNEMGLTNVKLMIPFVRTVDEASGVIDLLAENGLRRGENGLEVIMMCEIPSNALLADDFLDYFDGFSIGSNDMTQLALGLDRDSAIVSGGFDERDPAVKKLLSMAIKACKARGKYVGICGQGPSDHADFAEWLVGEGIDSVSLNPDTVVDTWLRLAGAAGLAEGGAAVGAEAR; encoded by the coding sequence ATGACGACAGACATCCTGTGGTTCTCAGAACTCGGACTCAAGGACCTGGACCGGGTGGGCGGAAAGAACGCCTCCCTTGGTGAGATGGTGCAGAACCTGACCTCTGCCGGCGTCCAGGTCCCTGACGGCTTCGCCACGACAGCCGACGCGTACCGCACCTTCCTGGCTGACTCCGGCCTGGACCAGAAGATCGCCGACCGGCTGGTCGGGCTGGACACCGACGACGTGACGGCACTCGCCGCGGCCGGTCAGGAAATCCGGACCCTGATGCGCGAGACGCCCTTCCTGCCGGACTTTGAAAAGCAGATCAGAAACTCCTACCAGCAGCTGGTGGACAAGCACGGCGGCTCGGATGACTTGTCTTGGGCCGTCCGTTCCAGCGCAACGGCGGAAGACCTTCCCGATGCCTCCTTCGCCGGGCAGCAGGAAACCTTCCTGAACGTCCGCGGTATCGAGAACATCCTGCTCGCCATCAAGGACGTCTTCGCCTCCCTCTACAACGACCGCGCCATCGCCTACCGCGTGCACCACAAGTTTGAACACGCCGAGGTGGCGCTCTCCGCCGGTATCCAGCGGATGGTCCGTTCCGACGTCGGCGCTTCCGGTGTCATGTTCACCATGGACACCGAATCCGGCTTCAAGGACGCTGTCTTCGTCACCTCCTCGTACGGCCTCGGCGAAGCAGTGGTCCAGGGCGCCGTCAACCCCGACGAGTTCTACGTCTACAAGCCCGCCCTGCAGGCCGGACGGCCCGCCATCCTCAAGCGCGGACTGGGCGAGAAAGCGCTGCAGATGACGTACACGAGCAGCCGGGAGATCGGCCGCACCATCGACTTCGTACCGGTTGAGGCTTCGTTGCGGAACCGCTTCAGCCTCACGGACGACGACGTCGAGCAGCTCGCCCGCCACGCGGTCGCCATCGAGAACCACTATGGCCGTCCGATGGACATCGAATGGGGCAAGGACGGGATTGACGGCGGCCTGTACATCCTGCAGGCGCGCCCCGAGACAGTGCAGTCCCGCCGTGCGTCCGGCAGCCTGAGCCGTTTCCGCCTCAACGGGACCGGCCGGGTGCTCGTCGAGGGCCGCGCCATCGGCCAGCGCATCGGCGCCGGCAGCGTCCGCATCCTTACCGCGATCGACCAGATGGCGGCCTTCAAGACCGGCGATGTCCTCGTCGCGGACATGACCGACCCGGACTGGGAACCGATCATGAAGCGTGCCTCCGCGATCGTCACCAACCGCGGCGGACGCACCTGCCACGCGGCCATCATTGCCCGCGAACTGGGGATTCCCGCCGTCGTCGGCACCGGGAACGCCACTGACGCACTCTCCGACGGTCTCGAAGTGACCGTCTCGTGCGCCGACGGCGAGACCGGCGTCATCTACGAAGGGCTCCTGGACTTCAGCGTCGAGGAAACCGAGATCACCCAGCTGCCCGAGGCTCCGGTCAAGGTCATGATGAACGTCGGCACGCCCGAACAGGCCTTCACCTTCGCCCAGCTGCCCAACCACGGAGTCGGGCTGGCCCGGCTGGAATTCATCATCAACCGCCAGATCGGCATCCACCCGAAGGCGCTGCTGAACCTGGAGGATCAGCCGGCGGAGGTCATCGCGGAAATCCGGGATCGGATCGGCGCCTACGAGAGCCCGCGTGAGTACTACATCAAGCGCCTCGCAGAAGGGGTGGCGACCATCGCCGCGGCCTTCGCTCCGGAGCCGGTGATTGTGCGGATGTCCGACTTCAAGTCCAATGAGTACGCCAACCTGATCGGCGGCCCCGCCTACGAACCACACGAAGAGAACCCGATGATCGGCTTCCGCGGCGCGTCACGCTACTTGGAACCGTCCTTCCGGGACTGCTTCGACCTGGAGTGCGAGGCCCTGTCCTTCGTGCGCAACGAGATGGGGTTGACCAACGTCAAACTGATGATCCCCTTCGTGCGGACCGTGGACGAGGCCAGCGGCGTCATTGACCTGCTCGCGGAGAACGGCCTGCGGCGCGGGGAAAACGGCCTCGAGGTCATCATGATGTGCGAGATTCCGTCCAACGCGCTGCTCGCCGACGATTTCCTGGACTATTTCGACGGATTCTCCATCGGTTCCAATGACATGACCCAGTTGGCGCTTGGCCTGGACCGGGACTCCGCAATTGTCTCGGGCGGCTTCGATGAACGCGACCCCGCCGTCAAGAAGCTCCTGAGCATGGCCATCAAGGCATGCAAGGCGCGCGGCAAATATGTGGGCATCTGCGGCCAGGGGCCCAGCGACCACGCGGACTTCGCCGAATGGTTGGTTGGGGAAGGCATCGACTCGGTTTCCTTGAACCCGGACACCGTGGTGGATACCTGGCTCCGGCTCGCCGGCGCGGCGGGCCTGGCTGAGGGCGGAGCGGCCGTCGGCGCAGAGGCGCGCTGA
- a CDS encoding pyruvate, water dikinase regulatory protein — MTNDDLRPVYFLSDSTGITAETLGNTLLTQFPANNFDRITVPFITTVEQARTVVRTIDDLAATGPRPVVFSTAVSSDIRQALAKCQGIVVDLIGTHVGQLEQALGSPASGEPGRAHGLGNAERYQSRMAAVEYAMEHDDGQSLRALEKAQVILVAPSRCGKTPTTMYLALQHGIFAANFPLVDEDFEREGLPKPLRPFVEKCFGLSSNPLRLSQIRTERRRGSPYASLRQCGFELRSAEQLYVSHRIPYLNSATVSVEEMAATILQRMNLKH; from the coding sequence ATGACCAATGACGATCTTCGGCCTGTCTACTTTCTTTCGGACAGCACCGGCATCACGGCGGAAACGCTCGGCAACACGCTGTTGACCCAGTTCCCCGCCAACAACTTTGACCGGATCACCGTTCCCTTCATTACCACCGTCGAGCAGGCCAGAACCGTCGTCCGTACCATCGACGACCTCGCCGCCACCGGCCCGCGGCCGGTCGTCTTCTCCACTGCTGTCAGCAGCGACATCCGCCAGGCCCTGGCCAAGTGCCAGGGGATCGTCGTGGATCTTATCGGGACGCATGTCGGACAGTTGGAGCAGGCCCTCGGCTCACCGGCCAGTGGCGAACCCGGCAGGGCCCATGGCCTGGGCAATGCAGAGCGGTATCAGTCCCGGATGGCCGCTGTCGAGTACGCCATGGAACACGACGACGGCCAGAGCCTGCGTGCGCTCGAAAAGGCGCAGGTCATCCTGGTGGCACCGTCACGCTGCGGAAAGACGCCCACAACCATGTATCTGGCGCTGCAACATGGAATTTTTGCCGCTAATTTCCCGCTGGTGGACGAGGACTTTGAGCGGGAGGGGCTTCCCAAGCCCCTGAGGCCTTTCGTTGAGAAATGTTTCGGACTCTCCTCCAACCCGCTGCGCCTGAGCCAAATCCGTACCGAACGCCGCCGCGGTTCGCCTTACGCCTCACTGCGGCAGTGCGGCTTCGAGCTGCGCAGCGCCGAGCAGCTGTACGTCTCCCACCGGATTCCATACTTGAATTCAGCCACGGTGTCCGTGGAGGAAATGGCTGCGACCATCCTGCAGCGCATGAACCTCAAGCACTAG
- a CDS encoding phage tail protein: MPYVVDFEDVSIVGLESSPFAETLAGLRANEGRYYRNKYDHDFTVSPAGDLPEVVDRVSRILKEERDIVIGSRPLEATTFEVEGLRMDYVFYESGLSINVMYSIEDGGKRAVGFKLAEGMEIPEELASRFKFARQKSKLAGVIRGSYFVIKGEY; the protein is encoded by the coding sequence ATGCCGTACGTTGTTGACTTCGAGGACGTTTCCATTGTGGGTCTGGAATCATCCCCGTTCGCCGAGACGCTCGCCGGGTTGCGCGCCAACGAGGGACGTTATTACCGGAACAAGTACGATCACGATTTCACTGTTAGCCCTGCAGGCGACCTCCCGGAGGTGGTTGACCGCGTGAGCCGCATCCTCAAGGAGGAACGCGACATCGTCATCGGCTCGCGCCCGCTGGAAGCGACAACCTTCGAAGTCGAAGGTTTGCGAATGGACTACGTGTTCTACGAGTCGGGGCTGTCGATCAACGTCATGTACAGCATTGAGGACGGCGGGAAACGGGCGGTGGGATTCAAACTGGCCGAAGGCATGGAGATTCCGGAAGAACTGGCATCACGTTTCAAGTTCGCCCGCCAGAAATCAAAGCTCGCAGGAGTTATCCGCGGCTCCTACTTCGTGATCAAGGGCGAGTACTGA
- a CDS encoding PadR family transcriptional regulator → MRNAYPAGGFGGPNIDSMWHAVEELRSRFEKRSGTRAGRGEVRSAVLALLAERPMHGYQIIREIEERSSGSWKPSAGSVYPTLQLLADEGLIRAEESNGRKIYSLTEAGREEVAGAHASAPWESGSQASGTGFAALPKAGLELAQAASQVGRTGSPEQVQQAVAVLDEARRRLYSILAQD, encoded by the coding sequence ATGCGTAATGCATACCCGGCTGGCGGATTTGGCGGCCCCAACATCGACAGCATGTGGCACGCCGTTGAAGAGCTGCGTTCAAGGTTTGAGAAGCGCTCCGGCACCCGCGCGGGGCGAGGCGAGGTGCGGTCGGCGGTGCTGGCCCTGCTGGCGGAGCGGCCGATGCACGGCTATCAGATCATCCGTGAGATTGAGGAGCGCAGCAGCGGCAGCTGGAAGCCGAGCGCTGGCTCCGTCTACCCCACGCTGCAGCTGCTGGCCGACGAGGGGTTGATCCGCGCCGAGGAGTCCAACGGCCGCAAGATCTACTCGCTCACCGAGGCAGGCCGGGAGGAAGTGGCCGGTGCGCATGCGTCAGCGCCGTGGGAGTCAGGGAGCCAGGCCTCCGGCACCGGATTCGCGGCACTGCCCAAGGCTGGCCTCGAGCTGGCGCAGGCCGCGTCCCAGGTGGGTCGCACCGGATCGCCGGAGCAGGTGCAACAGGCCGTGGCGGTGCTCGACGAGGCCCGCCGCCGGCTGTATTCGATCCTCGCCCAGGACTGA
- a CDS encoding AarF/ABC1/UbiB kinase family protein codes for MTSVRRDRADPVPGAGNTRARYRRILRFAAWHLAVTWWFELFLPRVGLGNIAERTRTRRMRRFAQRFRVLAVDLGGLMIKVGQFLSSRLDVLPPEITKELEGLQDEVPPVPFPAIRALAEAELGAPLEKVFASVEEMPIAAASLGQAHRAHLLPANAADAGLHSVVLKVQRPGIDAIVDVDLAALRKVGGWLSHVRLVSDRADMPALVEEFAEISLEEIDYLHEAANAERFATDFADDDRVGVPEVAWEWSTRRVLVLENVAAIKITDSEELLAAGIDPAQVAPVFASVMFDQLFSSGFFHADPHPGNIFVTPASTASAGRPWKLTFIDFGMMGEVPPSTRSGLRKLLIAAASRDGKGLVAAIRDLGVLVPSADTAELERAMTHLFARFGGMGFAELREVDPREFLDFAVEFGDLVRSLPFQLPENYLLIIRAMSLTSGVCSSLDAKFNLWDAVEPYAAQLLRDERGNIVQDVAKQALDAAGVTLGLPKRLDGLLTRIEDGSLTVANPRLERQMARLDRTAQRAASALVFGALLIAGSVVRADDALLGNLLMVMSVLPLLHGLWAGRRGL; via the coding sequence GTGACGTCGGTTCGTCGGGACCGGGCAGATCCGGTACCCGGCGCCGGGAACACCCGCGCCCGTTACCGTCGCATCCTGCGCTTCGCCGCGTGGCATCTGGCGGTGACCTGGTGGTTTGAGCTGTTCCTCCCCCGCGTCGGGCTAGGCAACATTGCCGAGCGCACCCGGACGAGGAGGATGCGGCGCTTCGCGCAGCGCTTCCGCGTGCTGGCCGTCGATTTGGGCGGCCTGATGATCAAGGTGGGTCAGTTCCTGTCGTCCAGACTCGACGTACTTCCGCCCGAGATCACCAAGGAACTTGAGGGACTCCAGGACGAGGTGCCCCCCGTCCCGTTTCCCGCAATCCGCGCACTTGCCGAGGCGGAGCTGGGCGCGCCGCTGGAGAAGGTTTTCGCCTCAGTAGAAGAGATGCCAATCGCCGCTGCATCCCTCGGGCAGGCGCACCGTGCGCACCTCCTTCCTGCCAATGCCGCCGACGCAGGGCTCCACAGCGTGGTCTTGAAGGTGCAGCGCCCCGGCATCGACGCGATTGTCGACGTCGACCTGGCGGCGCTGCGCAAAGTGGGCGGCTGGCTGAGCCATGTGCGCCTGGTGTCCGATCGTGCGGACATGCCCGCCCTGGTGGAGGAGTTTGCGGAAATTAGTCTTGAGGAGATCGACTACCTGCATGAAGCAGCGAATGCAGAACGCTTCGCGACTGATTTCGCCGACGACGACCGGGTTGGTGTGCCCGAGGTCGCCTGGGAGTGGAGCACCCGCCGCGTGCTTGTCCTCGAAAATGTCGCGGCGATCAAGATCACTGACTCGGAGGAACTTCTTGCGGCGGGTATCGATCCGGCGCAGGTTGCCCCGGTTTTCGCCTCGGTCATGTTCGACCAGTTGTTCAGCAGCGGCTTTTTCCATGCCGATCCGCACCCCGGTAACATCTTCGTCACGCCGGCCTCCACTGCATCCGCAGGACGCCCCTGGAAGCTGACGTTTATCGACTTCGGCATGATGGGCGAGGTTCCTCCCAGTACCCGCAGCGGCCTGCGGAAGCTTCTGATCGCGGCCGCATCGCGTGACGGTAAGGGCTTGGTGGCCGCGATCCGCGATCTGGGTGTGCTGGTGCCGTCGGCGGACACGGCCGAGCTTGAGCGGGCGATGACGCATCTCTTTGCCCGGTTCGGCGGGATGGGCTTCGCCGAACTTCGCGAAGTGGACCCGCGGGAGTTCCTCGATTTTGCGGTGGAGTTCGGCGACCTGGTCCGCTCGCTGCCGTTCCAGTTGCCGGAGAACTACCTGCTCATCATCCGGGCGATGTCACTCACCTCGGGGGTGTGCAGCTCGCTGGATGCCAAGTTCAATCTGTGGGACGCGGTGGAACCCTACGCGGCGCAATTGCTGCGCGACGAGCGTGGAAACATCGTGCAGGACGTGGCTAAGCAGGCGCTCGACGCCGCCGGGGTCACACTGGGTCTGCCGAAACGACTGGACGGGCTTCTCACGCGAATCGAGGACGGATCGCTAACCGTGGCTAATCCGCGTCTCGAACGGCAGATGGCTCGGCTGGACCGGACGGCGCAGCGAGCGGCATCGGCGCTCGTTTTCGGCGCCCTGCTTATCGCAGGCTCCGTGGTTAGGGCGGACGACGCGCTGCTCGGCAACCTGCTGATGGTCATGTCGGTCCTGCCGCTGTTGCACGGGCTGTGGGCGGGGCGCCGAGGCCTCTAA